One genomic segment of Drosophila willistoni isolate 14030-0811.24 chromosome 2R unlocalized genomic scaffold, UCI_dwil_1.1 Seg200, whole genome shotgun sequence includes these proteins:
- the LOC6641676 gene encoding uncharacterized protein LOC6641676, whose product MKSNTNVTHGKLNAHATEFVPLSKQSEEPNNTVDLGKLKRHFESFDEANTKAKLTLPWKGFPRSQLRPDNQGTPCNPHIISMGAEEYLIVSGTKRPKKEKESASRDTKAEPKVKSPNEKQVKELSKESEEKRREYERKVALEALKLVEQRRMREPLVPLKKVTSSTKTDANKPPIIHLTRSPVDFNSVERERVNRLRTAKRNRIELVLKEMHKESQKHIVPDPATSEVNETKNLAAPTTTNKTSKRYIPTVKEWDEKCKMKMAKTSKQNRENKENNGKKHSASTQGHSDNQHPSKRFTTTSNSNHVMLPGIQSLSYSPKYVPPGQVLPGETRRGNLTHAGVSATVRLPKLNSTQRNQVKVKVIKRYSIQQLLQLEPQPGDLEKPRLHQALEKFDILCD is encoded by the exons ATGAAATCGAACACTAATGTGACACATGGAAAACTTAATGCGCATGCAACAGAATTTGTGCCGCTCTCCAAACAATCTGAGGAGCCCAATAATACAGTGGACTTGGGAAAGTTAAAGCGCCACTTTGAATCGTTCGACGAGGCCAATACTAAAGCCAAGTTAACATTGCCATGGAAGGGATTCCCAAGGTCTCAATTGCGGCCTGATAATCAAGGAA CTCCTTGTAATCCACACATTATCTCAATGGGCGCCGAGGAATATCTGATAGTTTCTGGCACGAAGCGCCCTAAGAAGGAAAAAGAATCGGCCAGCAGGGATACGAAAGCTGAACCAAAAGTGAAATCACCGAATGAAAAGCAGGTAAAGGAATTAAGTAAGGAGTCCGAAGAGAAGCGACGTGAATATGAACGAAAAGTGGCCTTGGAAGCTCTTAAACTTGTCGAACAGCGTCGCATGCGTGAGCCTTTGGTGCCACTCAAAAAGGTGACTTCATCTACAAAAACTGATGCAAATAAGCCACCAATTATTCATCTAACACGCTCGCCGGTGGACTTTAATTCAGTAGAACGTGAACGTGTCAACCGTTTGCGCACAGCCAAGCGAAATCGTATTGAATTAGTCCTCAAAGAGATGCATAAAGAAAGTCAAAAGCACATCGTGCCTGATCCAGCTACATCTGAAGTGAACGAAACCAAAAATCTAGCTGCTCCAACTACTACAAATAAGACATCCAAGAGATATATACCCACGGTCAAGGAGTGGGATGAGaaatgcaaaatgaaaatggcgAAAACATCTAAGCAGAATCGCGAAAATAAGGAAAACAATGGAAAGAAGCATAGTGCCAGCACTCAAGGACATTCGGACAATCAACATCCATCCAAGCGATTCACCACGACTTCAAATTCCAATCATGTTATGTTGCCAGGCATTCAATCTCTTAGCTACTCCCCCAAATATGTACCTCCTGGCCAGGTTTTACCCGGAGAGACCAGACGTGGCAATCTTACACATGCTGGCGTTTCAGCCACAGTGAGATTGCCAAAGCTAAATTCAACTCAACGCAATCAAGTCAAGGTCAAAGTCATTAAGCGTTATAGCATTCAACAGTTGCTCCAACTGGAGCCCCAGCCTGGTGATCTCGAGAAGCCACGTCTCCATCAGGCATTGGAAAAATTTGATATTCTCTGCGATTAG